One segment of Zonotrichia albicollis isolate bZonAlb1 chromosome 4, bZonAlb1.hap1, whole genome shotgun sequence DNA contains the following:
- the TMPO gene encoding thymopoietin isoform X4 translates to MPEFLADPSVLTKEKLKSELIANNVSLPGGEQRKDVYVQLYLQHLTARNPPALAQPDFSSDEEREPTPLGAQSRGAAAAGRKATKKTEKPRPEEKDGLDITEMSNEDLQEQLMKYGVNPGPIVATTRKLYEKKLLKLMEQGPDLKAPVPLPAISATENTRQNGNNDSDQYSDNEEDPKTELRLEKREPLKARTKAPVALKQKRVVEHNQTYSQDGVTETVWTSGSSKSGPLQAFSRESTRVSRRTPRKRVEATAQLPVDDAVISESTPINETVLAASDETLVLERTTEERRVERDILKELFPYEVSTPTGISASCRRPIKGAASRPLEHSDFILEESYSKYAQKYGTSTDTKPEKPSIKKERPVALWIKVLLFVIVSVFMFLVYQSMETNQGNPFSKYLKMVSPGSAE, encoded by the exons ATGCCCGAGTTCCTGGCGGATCCGTCGGTGCTGACCAAGGAGAAGCTGAAGAGCGAGCTGATCGCTAACAATGTGAGCCTCCCGGGCGGCGAGCAGCGCAAGGACGTGTACGTGCAGCTCTACCTGCAGCACCTCACCGCCCGCAACCCGCCCGCCCTCGCGCAGCCCGACTTTTCCAGCGACGAGGAGCGGGAGCCCACACCTCTCGGCGCCCAGAGCCGCGGAGCTGCTGCCGCCGGGCGG AAAGCCAcaaagaaaactgagaaaccCAGACCAGAGGAGAAGGATGGCCTAGATATAACAGAGATGAGTAATGAAGACCTTCAAGAGCAACTTATGAAGTATGGAGTAAATCCTGGCCCAATTGTAG CTACTACTAGGAAACTTTATGAGAAAAAGCTTTTGAAACTGATGGAACAAGGTCCTGACCTGAAGGCACCTGTGCCTCTCCCAGCGATTTCAGCTACTGAGAACACCAGACAGAATGGAAACAATGATTCTGACCAGTACAGTGACAATGAGGAAG ATCCGAAGACGGAGCTGAGGCTTGAGAAGAGAGAGCCCCTGAAAGCCAGGACGAAGGCGCCAGTCGCACTCAAACAAAAAAGAGTTGTTGAACACAACCAG ACCTATTCTCAAGATGGAGTTACTGAGACTGTCTGGACAAGTGGATCTTCAAAAAGTGGACCTCTGCAGGCATTTTCTAGGGAGTCTACAAGAGTGTCAAGAAGAACACCAAGAAAAAGG GTGGAAGCTACAGCACAGTTGCCTGTAGATGATGCTGTAATATCAGAGAGTACTCCCATAAATGAAACTGTGTTGGCTGCAAGCGACGAGACCCTA GTGCTGGAGAGAACTACAGAAGAAAGAAGAGTAGAAAGGGATATTCTTAAAGAATTGTTCCCTTATGAAGTATCAACACCTACAGGAATTAG tGCTAGCTGCCGTAGACCAATCAAAGGAGCTGCAAGCCGGCCTCTAGAGCACAGCGACTTCATACTGGAGGAAAGTTACTCTAAGTACGCGCAGAAATACGGTACCTCCACTGACACCAAGCCAGAGAAACCATCAATAAAAAAAGAACGCCCTGTTGCCCTGTGGATAAAAGTTCTTCTCTTTGTTATTGTTTCAGTCTTCATGTTTTTGGTTTATCAGTCAATGGAAACTAATCAAGGAAATCCCTTTTCTAAATACCTGAAAATGGTCTCTCCGGGCAGTGCCGAATGA
- the TMPO gene encoding thymopoietin isoform X2, producing the protein MPEFLADPSVLTKEKLKSELIANNVSLPGGEQRKDVYVQLYLQHLTARNPPALAQPDFSSDEEREPTPLGAQSRGAAAAGRKATKKTEKPRPEEKDGLDITEMSNEDLQEQLMKYGVNPGPIVATTRKLYEKKLLKLMEQGPDLKAPVPLPAISATENTRQNGNNDSDQYSDNEEDPKTELRLEKREPLKARTKAPVALKQKRVVEHNQTYSQDGVTETVWTSGSSKSGPLQAFSRESTRVSRRTPRKRVEATAQLPVDDAVISESTPINETVLAASDETLVGNRVPGNFKHAAPTLSVSELSDMPRRTPKKLLMTAEVLERTTEERRVERDILKELFPYEVSTPTGISASCRRPIKGAASRPLEHSDFILEESYSKYAQKYGTSTDTKPEKPSIKKERPVALWIKVLLFVIVSVFMFLVYQSMETNQGNPFSKYLKMVSPGSAE; encoded by the exons ATGCCCGAGTTCCTGGCGGATCCGTCGGTGCTGACCAAGGAGAAGCTGAAGAGCGAGCTGATCGCTAACAATGTGAGCCTCCCGGGCGGCGAGCAGCGCAAGGACGTGTACGTGCAGCTCTACCTGCAGCACCTCACCGCCCGCAACCCGCCCGCCCTCGCGCAGCCCGACTTTTCCAGCGACGAGGAGCGGGAGCCCACACCTCTCGGCGCCCAGAGCCGCGGAGCTGCTGCCGCCGGGCGG AAAGCCAcaaagaaaactgagaaaccCAGACCAGAGGAGAAGGATGGCCTAGATATAACAGAGATGAGTAATGAAGACCTTCAAGAGCAACTTATGAAGTATGGAGTAAATCCTGGCCCAATTGTAG CTACTACTAGGAAACTTTATGAGAAAAAGCTTTTGAAACTGATGGAACAAGGTCCTGACCTGAAGGCACCTGTGCCTCTCCCAGCGATTTCAGCTACTGAGAACACCAGACAGAATGGAAACAATGATTCTGACCAGTACAGTGACAATGAGGAAG ATCCGAAGACGGAGCTGAGGCTTGAGAAGAGAGAGCCCCTGAAAGCCAGGACGAAGGCGCCAGTCGCACTCAAACAAAAAAGAGTTGTTGAACACAACCAG ACCTATTCTCAAGATGGAGTTACTGAGACTGTCTGGACAAGTGGATCTTCAAAAAGTGGACCTCTGCAGGCATTTTCTAGGGAGTCTACAAGAGTGTCAAGAAGAACACCAAGAAAAAGG GTGGAAGCTACAGCACAGTTGCCTGTAGATGATGCTGTAATATCAGAGAGTACTCCCATAAATGAAACTGTGTTGGCTGCAAGCGACGAGACCCTA GTTGGCAATAGGGTGCCTGGAAATTTCAAGCATGCAGCTCCTACGCTGTCAGTCAGTGAACTCTCAGACATGCCCAGAAGAACACCAAAGAAACTACTGATGACAGCTGAA GTGCTGGAGAGAACTACAGAAGAAAGAAGAGTAGAAAGGGATATTCTTAAAGAATTGTTCCCTTATGAAGTATCAACACCTACAGGAATTAG tGCTAGCTGCCGTAGACCAATCAAAGGAGCTGCAAGCCGGCCTCTAGAGCACAGCGACTTCATACTGGAGGAAAGTTACTCTAAGTACGCGCAGAAATACGGTACCTCCACTGACACCAAGCCAGAGAAACCATCAATAAAAAAAGAACGCCCTGTTGCCCTGTGGATAAAAGTTCTTCTCTTTGTTATTGTTTCAGTCTTCATGTTTTTGGTTTATCAGTCAATGGAAACTAATCAAGGAAATCCCTTTTCTAAATACCTGAAAATGGTCTCTCCGGGCAGTGCCGAATGA
- the TMPO gene encoding thymopoietin isoform X10, translating to MPEFLADPSVLTKEKLKSELIANNVSLPGGEQRKDVYVQLYLQHLTARNPPALAQPDFSSDEEREPTPLGAQSRGAAAAGRKATKKTEKPRPEEKDGLDITEMSNEDLQEQLMKYGVNPGPIVATTRKLYEKKLLKLMEQGPDLKAPVPLPAISATENTRQNGNNDSDQYSDNEEDPKTELRLEKREPLKARTKAPVALKQKRVVEHNQTYSQDGVTETVWTSGSSKSGPLQAFSRESTRVSRRTPRKRVEATAQLPVDDAVISESTPINETVLAASDETLVGNRVPGNFKHAAPTLSVSELSDMPRRTPKKLLMTAEQEETDCPHQCFLNHVGHNQSCDLLNTAMIEETEVITECFKTPKVTGWLPITKVLERTTEERRVERDILKELFPYEVSTPTGISASCRRPIKGAASRPLEHSDFILEESYSKYAQKYGTSTDTKPEKPSIKKERPVALWIKVLLFVIVSVFMFLVYQSMETNQGNPFSKYLKMVSPGSAE from the exons ATGCCCGAGTTCCTGGCGGATCCGTCGGTGCTGACCAAGGAGAAGCTGAAGAGCGAGCTGATCGCTAACAATGTGAGCCTCCCGGGCGGCGAGCAGCGCAAGGACGTGTACGTGCAGCTCTACCTGCAGCACCTCACCGCCCGCAACCCGCCCGCCCTCGCGCAGCCCGACTTTTCCAGCGACGAGGAGCGGGAGCCCACACCTCTCGGCGCCCAGAGCCGCGGAGCTGCTGCCGCCGGGCGG AAAGCCAcaaagaaaactgagaaaccCAGACCAGAGGAGAAGGATGGCCTAGATATAACAGAGATGAGTAATGAAGACCTTCAAGAGCAACTTATGAAGTATGGAGTAAATCCTGGCCCAATTGTAG CTACTACTAGGAAACTTTATGAGAAAAAGCTTTTGAAACTGATGGAACAAGGTCCTGACCTGAAGGCACCTGTGCCTCTCCCAGCGATTTCAGCTACTGAGAACACCAGACAGAATGGAAACAATGATTCTGACCAGTACAGTGACAATGAGGAAG ATCCGAAGACGGAGCTGAGGCTTGAGAAGAGAGAGCCCCTGAAAGCCAGGACGAAGGCGCCAGTCGCACTCAAACAAAAAAGAGTTGTTGAACACAACCAG ACCTATTCTCAAGATGGAGTTACTGAGACTGTCTGGACAAGTGGATCTTCAAAAAGTGGACCTCTGCAGGCATTTTCTAGGGAGTCTACAAGAGTGTCAAGAAGAACACCAAGAAAAAGG GTGGAAGCTACAGCACAGTTGCCTGTAGATGATGCTGTAATATCAGAGAGTACTCCCATAAATGAAACTGTGTTGGCTGCAAGCGACGAGACCCTA GTTGGCAATAGGGTGCCTGGAAATTTCAAGCATGCAGCTCCTACGCTGTCAGTCAGTGAACTCTCAGACATGCCCAGAAGAACACCAAAGAAACTACTGATGACAGCTGAA CAAGAAGAGACAGATTGCCCACATCAGTGCTTTTTAAATCATGTTGGTCACAACCAGTCCTGTGATCTGCTCAACACAGCCATGATAGAG GAAACTGAGGTGATCACGGAATGCTTTAAGACACCAAAAGTGACTGGATGGCTGCCAATAACTAAG GTGCTGGAGAGAACTACAGAAGAAAGAAGAGTAGAAAGGGATATTCTTAAAGAATTGTTCCCTTATGAAGTATCAACACCTACAGGAATTAG tGCTAGCTGCCGTAGACCAATCAAAGGAGCTGCAAGCCGGCCTCTAGAGCACAGCGACTTCATACTGGAGGAAAGTTACTCTAAGTACGCGCAGAAATACGGTACCTCCACTGACACCAAGCCAGAGAAACCATCAATAAAAAAAGAACGCCCTGTTGCCCTGTGGATAAAAGTTCTTCTCTTTGTTATTGTTTCAGTCTTCATGTTTTTGGTTTATCAGTCAATGGAAACTAATCAAGGAAATCCCTTTTCTAAATACCTGAAAATGGTCTCTCCGGGCAGTGCCGAATGA
- the TMPO gene encoding thymopoietin isoform X9: MPEFLADPSVLTKEKLKSELIANNVSLPGGEQRKDVYVQLYLQHLTARNPPALAQPDFSSDEEREPTPLGAQSRGAAAAGRKATKKTEKPRPEEKDGLDITEMSNEDLQEQLMKYGVNPGPIVATTRKLYEKKLLKLMEQGPDLKAPVPLPAISATENTRQNGNNDSDQYSDNEEDPKTELRLEKREPLKARTKAPVALKQKRVVEHNQVLERTTEERRVERDILKELFPYEVSTPTGISASCRRPIKGAASRPLEHSDFILEESYSKYAQKYGTSTDTKPEKPSIKKERPVALWIKVLLFVIVSVFMFLVYQSMETNQGNPFSKYLKMVSPGSAE; this comes from the exons ATGCCCGAGTTCCTGGCGGATCCGTCGGTGCTGACCAAGGAGAAGCTGAAGAGCGAGCTGATCGCTAACAATGTGAGCCTCCCGGGCGGCGAGCAGCGCAAGGACGTGTACGTGCAGCTCTACCTGCAGCACCTCACCGCCCGCAACCCGCCCGCCCTCGCGCAGCCCGACTTTTCCAGCGACGAGGAGCGGGAGCCCACACCTCTCGGCGCCCAGAGCCGCGGAGCTGCTGCCGCCGGGCGG AAAGCCAcaaagaaaactgagaaaccCAGACCAGAGGAGAAGGATGGCCTAGATATAACAGAGATGAGTAATGAAGACCTTCAAGAGCAACTTATGAAGTATGGAGTAAATCCTGGCCCAATTGTAG CTACTACTAGGAAACTTTATGAGAAAAAGCTTTTGAAACTGATGGAACAAGGTCCTGACCTGAAGGCACCTGTGCCTCTCCCAGCGATTTCAGCTACTGAGAACACCAGACAGAATGGAAACAATGATTCTGACCAGTACAGTGACAATGAGGAAG ATCCGAAGACGGAGCTGAGGCTTGAGAAGAGAGAGCCCCTGAAAGCCAGGACGAAGGCGCCAGTCGCACTCAAACAAAAAAGAGTTGTTGAACACAACCAG GTGCTGGAGAGAACTACAGAAGAAAGAAGAGTAGAAAGGGATATTCTTAAAGAATTGTTCCCTTATGAAGTATCAACACCTACAGGAATTAG tGCTAGCTGCCGTAGACCAATCAAAGGAGCTGCAAGCCGGCCTCTAGAGCACAGCGACTTCATACTGGAGGAAAGTTACTCTAAGTACGCGCAGAAATACGGTACCTCCACTGACACCAAGCCAGAGAAACCATCAATAAAAAAAGAACGCCCTGTTGCCCTGTGGATAAAAGTTCTTCTCTTTGTTATTGTTTCAGTCTTCATGTTTTTGGTTTATCAGTCAATGGAAACTAATCAAGGAAATCCCTTTTCTAAATACCTGAAAATGGTCTCTCCGGGCAGTGCCGAATGA
- the TMPO gene encoding thymopoietin isoform X7, translating to MPEFLADPSVLTKEKLKSELIANNVSLPGGEQRKDVYVQLYLQHLTARNPPALAQPDFSSDEEREPTPLGAQSRGAAAAGRKATKKTEKPRPEEKDGLDITEMSNEDLQEQLMKYGVNPGPIVATTRKLYEKKLLKLMEQGPDLKAPVPLPAISATENTRQNGNNDSDQYSDNEEDPKTELRLEKREPLKARTKAPVALKQKRVVEHNQVGNRVPGNFKHAAPTLSVSELSDMPRRTPKKLLMTAEVLERTTEERRVERDILKELFPYEVSTPTGISASCRRPIKGAASRPLEHSDFILEESYSKYAQKYGTSTDTKPEKPSIKKERPVALWIKVLLFVIVSVFMFLVYQSMETNQGNPFSKYLKMVSPGSAE from the exons ATGCCCGAGTTCCTGGCGGATCCGTCGGTGCTGACCAAGGAGAAGCTGAAGAGCGAGCTGATCGCTAACAATGTGAGCCTCCCGGGCGGCGAGCAGCGCAAGGACGTGTACGTGCAGCTCTACCTGCAGCACCTCACCGCCCGCAACCCGCCCGCCCTCGCGCAGCCCGACTTTTCCAGCGACGAGGAGCGGGAGCCCACACCTCTCGGCGCCCAGAGCCGCGGAGCTGCTGCCGCCGGGCGG AAAGCCAcaaagaaaactgagaaaccCAGACCAGAGGAGAAGGATGGCCTAGATATAACAGAGATGAGTAATGAAGACCTTCAAGAGCAACTTATGAAGTATGGAGTAAATCCTGGCCCAATTGTAG CTACTACTAGGAAACTTTATGAGAAAAAGCTTTTGAAACTGATGGAACAAGGTCCTGACCTGAAGGCACCTGTGCCTCTCCCAGCGATTTCAGCTACTGAGAACACCAGACAGAATGGAAACAATGATTCTGACCAGTACAGTGACAATGAGGAAG ATCCGAAGACGGAGCTGAGGCTTGAGAAGAGAGAGCCCCTGAAAGCCAGGACGAAGGCGCCAGTCGCACTCAAACAAAAAAGAGTTGTTGAACACAACCAG GTTGGCAATAGGGTGCCTGGAAATTTCAAGCATGCAGCTCCTACGCTGTCAGTCAGTGAACTCTCAGACATGCCCAGAAGAACACCAAAGAAACTACTGATGACAGCTGAA GTGCTGGAGAGAACTACAGAAGAAAGAAGAGTAGAAAGGGATATTCTTAAAGAATTGTTCCCTTATGAAGTATCAACACCTACAGGAATTAG tGCTAGCTGCCGTAGACCAATCAAAGGAGCTGCAAGCCGGCCTCTAGAGCACAGCGACTTCATACTGGAGGAAAGTTACTCTAAGTACGCGCAGAAATACGGTACCTCCACTGACACCAAGCCAGAGAAACCATCAATAAAAAAAGAACGCCCTGTTGCCCTGTGGATAAAAGTTCTTCTCTTTGTTATTGTTTCAGTCTTCATGTTTTTGGTTTATCAGTCAATGGAAACTAATCAAGGAAATCCCTTTTCTAAATACCTGAAAATGGTCTCTCCGGGCAGTGCCGAATGA
- the TMPO gene encoding thymopoietin isoform X1, with amino-acid sequence MPEFLADPSVLTKEKLKSELIANNVSLPGGEQRKDVYVQLYLQHLTARNPPALAQPDFSSDEEREPTPLGAQSRGAAAAGRKATKKTEKPRPEEKDGLDITEMSNEDLQEQLMKYGVNPGPIVATTRKLYEKKLLKLMEQGPDLKAPVPLPAISATENTRQNGNNDSDQYSDNEEDPKTELRLEKREPLKARTKAPVALKQKRVVEHNQTYSQDGVTETVWTSGSSKSGPLQAFSRESTRVSRRTPRKRVEATAQLPVDDAVISESTPINETVLAASDETLVGNRVPGNFKHAAPTLSVSELSDMPRRTPKKLLMTAEQEETDCPHQCFLNHVGHNQSCDLLNTAMIEVLERTTEERRVERDILKELFPYEVSTPTGISASCRRPIKGAASRPLEHSDFILEESYSKYAQKYGTSTDTKPEKPSIKKERPVALWIKVLLFVIVSVFMFLVYQSMETNQGNPFSKYLKMVSPGSAE; translated from the exons ATGCCCGAGTTCCTGGCGGATCCGTCGGTGCTGACCAAGGAGAAGCTGAAGAGCGAGCTGATCGCTAACAATGTGAGCCTCCCGGGCGGCGAGCAGCGCAAGGACGTGTACGTGCAGCTCTACCTGCAGCACCTCACCGCCCGCAACCCGCCCGCCCTCGCGCAGCCCGACTTTTCCAGCGACGAGGAGCGGGAGCCCACACCTCTCGGCGCCCAGAGCCGCGGAGCTGCTGCCGCCGGGCGG AAAGCCAcaaagaaaactgagaaaccCAGACCAGAGGAGAAGGATGGCCTAGATATAACAGAGATGAGTAATGAAGACCTTCAAGAGCAACTTATGAAGTATGGAGTAAATCCTGGCCCAATTGTAG CTACTACTAGGAAACTTTATGAGAAAAAGCTTTTGAAACTGATGGAACAAGGTCCTGACCTGAAGGCACCTGTGCCTCTCCCAGCGATTTCAGCTACTGAGAACACCAGACAGAATGGAAACAATGATTCTGACCAGTACAGTGACAATGAGGAAG ATCCGAAGACGGAGCTGAGGCTTGAGAAGAGAGAGCCCCTGAAAGCCAGGACGAAGGCGCCAGTCGCACTCAAACAAAAAAGAGTTGTTGAACACAACCAG ACCTATTCTCAAGATGGAGTTACTGAGACTGTCTGGACAAGTGGATCTTCAAAAAGTGGACCTCTGCAGGCATTTTCTAGGGAGTCTACAAGAGTGTCAAGAAGAACACCAAGAAAAAGG GTGGAAGCTACAGCACAGTTGCCTGTAGATGATGCTGTAATATCAGAGAGTACTCCCATAAATGAAACTGTGTTGGCTGCAAGCGACGAGACCCTA GTTGGCAATAGGGTGCCTGGAAATTTCAAGCATGCAGCTCCTACGCTGTCAGTCAGTGAACTCTCAGACATGCCCAGAAGAACACCAAAGAAACTACTGATGACAGCTGAA CAAGAAGAGACAGATTGCCCACATCAGTGCTTTTTAAATCATGTTGGTCACAACCAGTCCTGTGATCTGCTCAACACAGCCATGATAGAG GTGCTGGAGAGAACTACAGAAGAAAGAAGAGTAGAAAGGGATATTCTTAAAGAATTGTTCCCTTATGAAGTATCAACACCTACAGGAATTAG tGCTAGCTGCCGTAGACCAATCAAAGGAGCTGCAAGCCGGCCTCTAGAGCACAGCGACTTCATACTGGAGGAAAGTTACTCTAAGTACGCGCAGAAATACGGTACCTCCACTGACACCAAGCCAGAGAAACCATCAATAAAAAAAGAACGCCCTGTTGCCCTGTGGATAAAAGTTCTTCTCTTTGTTATTGTTTCAGTCTTCATGTTTTTGGTTTATCAGTCAATGGAAACTAATCAAGGAAATCCCTTTTCTAAATACCTGAAAATGGTCTCTCCGGGCAGTGCCGAATGA
- the TMPO gene encoding thymopoietin isoform X8, producing the protein MPEFLADPSVLTKEKLKSELIANNVSLPGGEQRKDVYVQLYLQHLTARNPPALAQPDFSSDEEREPTPLGAQSRGAAAAGRKATKKTEKPRPEEKDGLDITEMSNEDLQEQLMKYGVNPGPIVATTRKLYEKKLLKLMEQGPDLKAPVPLPAISATENTRQNGNNDSDQYSDNEEDPKTELRLEKREPLKARTKAPVALKQKRVVEHNQVEATAQLPVDDAVISESTPINETVLAASDETLVLERTTEERRVERDILKELFPYEVSTPTGISASCRRPIKGAASRPLEHSDFILEESYSKYAQKYGTSTDTKPEKPSIKKERPVALWIKVLLFVIVSVFMFLVYQSMETNQGNPFSKYLKMVSPGSAE; encoded by the exons ATGCCCGAGTTCCTGGCGGATCCGTCGGTGCTGACCAAGGAGAAGCTGAAGAGCGAGCTGATCGCTAACAATGTGAGCCTCCCGGGCGGCGAGCAGCGCAAGGACGTGTACGTGCAGCTCTACCTGCAGCACCTCACCGCCCGCAACCCGCCCGCCCTCGCGCAGCCCGACTTTTCCAGCGACGAGGAGCGGGAGCCCACACCTCTCGGCGCCCAGAGCCGCGGAGCTGCTGCCGCCGGGCGG AAAGCCAcaaagaaaactgagaaaccCAGACCAGAGGAGAAGGATGGCCTAGATATAACAGAGATGAGTAATGAAGACCTTCAAGAGCAACTTATGAAGTATGGAGTAAATCCTGGCCCAATTGTAG CTACTACTAGGAAACTTTATGAGAAAAAGCTTTTGAAACTGATGGAACAAGGTCCTGACCTGAAGGCACCTGTGCCTCTCCCAGCGATTTCAGCTACTGAGAACACCAGACAGAATGGAAACAATGATTCTGACCAGTACAGTGACAATGAGGAAG ATCCGAAGACGGAGCTGAGGCTTGAGAAGAGAGAGCCCCTGAAAGCCAGGACGAAGGCGCCAGTCGCACTCAAACAAAAAAGAGTTGTTGAACACAACCAG GTGGAAGCTACAGCACAGTTGCCTGTAGATGATGCTGTAATATCAGAGAGTACTCCCATAAATGAAACTGTGTTGGCTGCAAGCGACGAGACCCTA GTGCTGGAGAGAACTACAGAAGAAAGAAGAGTAGAAAGGGATATTCTTAAAGAATTGTTCCCTTATGAAGTATCAACACCTACAGGAATTAG tGCTAGCTGCCGTAGACCAATCAAAGGAGCTGCAAGCCGGCCTCTAGAGCACAGCGACTTCATACTGGAGGAAAGTTACTCTAAGTACGCGCAGAAATACGGTACCTCCACTGACACCAAGCCAGAGAAACCATCAATAAAAAAAGAACGCCCTGTTGCCCTGTGGATAAAAGTTCTTCTCTTTGTTATTGTTTCAGTCTTCATGTTTTTGGTTTATCAGTCAATGGAAACTAATCAAGGAAATCCCTTTTCTAAATACCTGAAAATGGTCTCTCCGGGCAGTGCCGAATGA
- the TMPO gene encoding thymopoietin isoform X5, which produces MPEFLADPSVLTKEKLKSELIANNVSLPGGEQRKDVYVQLYLQHLTARNPPALAQPDFSSDEEREPTPLGAQSRGAAAAGRKATKKTEKPRPEEKDGLDITEMSNEDLQEQLMKYGVNPGPIVATTRKLYEKKLLKLMEQGPDLKAPVPLPAISATENTRQNGNNDSDQYSDNEEDPKTELRLEKREPLKARTKAPVALKQKRVVEHNQVEATAQLPVDDAVISESTPINETVLAASDETLVGNRVPGNFKHAAPTLSVSELSDMPRRTPKKLLMTAEVLERTTEERRVERDILKELFPYEVSTPTGISASCRRPIKGAASRPLEHSDFILEESYSKYAQKYGTSTDTKPEKPSIKKERPVALWIKVLLFVIVSVFMFLVYQSMETNQGNPFSKYLKMVSPGSAE; this is translated from the exons ATGCCCGAGTTCCTGGCGGATCCGTCGGTGCTGACCAAGGAGAAGCTGAAGAGCGAGCTGATCGCTAACAATGTGAGCCTCCCGGGCGGCGAGCAGCGCAAGGACGTGTACGTGCAGCTCTACCTGCAGCACCTCACCGCCCGCAACCCGCCCGCCCTCGCGCAGCCCGACTTTTCCAGCGACGAGGAGCGGGAGCCCACACCTCTCGGCGCCCAGAGCCGCGGAGCTGCTGCCGCCGGGCGG AAAGCCAcaaagaaaactgagaaaccCAGACCAGAGGAGAAGGATGGCCTAGATATAACAGAGATGAGTAATGAAGACCTTCAAGAGCAACTTATGAAGTATGGAGTAAATCCTGGCCCAATTGTAG CTACTACTAGGAAACTTTATGAGAAAAAGCTTTTGAAACTGATGGAACAAGGTCCTGACCTGAAGGCACCTGTGCCTCTCCCAGCGATTTCAGCTACTGAGAACACCAGACAGAATGGAAACAATGATTCTGACCAGTACAGTGACAATGAGGAAG ATCCGAAGACGGAGCTGAGGCTTGAGAAGAGAGAGCCCCTGAAAGCCAGGACGAAGGCGCCAGTCGCACTCAAACAAAAAAGAGTTGTTGAACACAACCAG GTGGAAGCTACAGCACAGTTGCCTGTAGATGATGCTGTAATATCAGAGAGTACTCCCATAAATGAAACTGTGTTGGCTGCAAGCGACGAGACCCTA GTTGGCAATAGGGTGCCTGGAAATTTCAAGCATGCAGCTCCTACGCTGTCAGTCAGTGAACTCTCAGACATGCCCAGAAGAACACCAAAGAAACTACTGATGACAGCTGAA GTGCTGGAGAGAACTACAGAAGAAAGAAGAGTAGAAAGGGATATTCTTAAAGAATTGTTCCCTTATGAAGTATCAACACCTACAGGAATTAG tGCTAGCTGCCGTAGACCAATCAAAGGAGCTGCAAGCCGGCCTCTAGAGCACAGCGACTTCATACTGGAGGAAAGTTACTCTAAGTACGCGCAGAAATACGGTACCTCCACTGACACCAAGCCAGAGAAACCATCAATAAAAAAAGAACGCCCTGTTGCCCTGTGGATAAAAGTTCTTCTCTTTGTTATTGTTTCAGTCTTCATGTTTTTGGTTTATCAGTCAATGGAAACTAATCAAGGAAATCCCTTTTCTAAATACCTGAAAATGGTCTCTCCGGGCAGTGCCGAATGA